The window GTTCACCGCGGTCGTGCTGGCAACGCTCATAGCCGACCGCGATGAGCTGGTGGCGCGCTTTGCAGAGGCCGGGCTGATCGCGCTCAGCCTGAACGTGGCGGCCATGCTGGTCGCGTTCTCTGTGGCGAGCCTTGTCATGCTGAAGATGAAGCAGCGTATCGCCCTGACGCTGGAATGCGGGCTGCAGAACGCCACGCTCGCGATCGTCGTGTCGGTATCGATGCTGGGCAGCGTTTCTTACGCCGTGCCTGCCGCGATCTATGGCTTGCTCATGTTCGTAACCGCAGGCGCCTTCATATTGTGGGCGCGCCGCTGGTCAGGGGTGGCGTCGCGGGCCAGGCGCCGGGTGGTGGGTTAAACCCGCCTATCGACTCTGACTCCCCTTCCCGCGTCATTCCGGGCGGAGCGAAGCGCAGACCCGGAACCCAGAAAGAAGCTGCGCGCTGCCTTCACAGCGTTCATGATGGGTGAATGCGCGAACGGGAATTCCAGCCAGCGGTCTACATGCTCGCCAGCCGCCGCAACGGAACGCTCTATTGCGGGGTGACAAGCGATCTGGTGAGGCGCGTGTTCGAGCATCGCGAGGGGCGCGCCTCGGCCTTCACGCGCCGCTATGGCGTCAACCAGCTCGTCTGGTTCGAGATGCATTCCATGATGGATCACGCCATCGCGCGTGAGACGCACATCAAGGGGTGGAAGCGCCAGTGGAAGCTCGAACTCATCGAAGCCATGAACCCGGACTGGCGCGACCTTTACGAGACCCTGTTTTGAAAAGGCTGGGTTCCGGGTCTCGCCAGAGGCTCGCCCGGAATGACGCATGAGATGGAGTTGCGCGGGTCAAGCGAAGCGTCTCGAAGGACGAGGTAAATCATCCCTAAACCCGCTTCAGGGCCGCGTGCAGGCTTTGCAGATCATCGGGCAGGGGTGTTTGGAAGACCATTTCCTCGCGCGTTGACGGATGGACAAAGCCCAGTACCGAAGCATGCAGGGCCTGCCGGCCCAGCGCCTTGATCTCGGGCAGGTCGGGAACGCCTTTAAGCTGGCTGGTCTTTTGGGGACCGTATACCCGGTCGCCGATCAGGGCATGGCCCAGATGCTCCATGTGAACACGGATCTGATGCGTCCGGCCCGTCTCCAGCCGGCATTCCACCAGCGCGGCGAGGGGCGTGCCGATGGGTGCCTTGGCTTCCTGCCCGTAAATCTCCTGCACCTGATAATGGGTGATGGCGTCCTTGCCGCCAGCGCTTTCCCATTTGAGTACCGCCATTTTCAGCCGGTCGCGCGTCGAGCGGGCAAGCCGTGTGGCGATCACCCCTTCGCGCGGACGCGGCGCGCCGCGCGTGAACGCCAGATAGGCGCGCTCGACCGTGTGCTTCGCGAACTGCTTGGAGAGGTAACGATGGGCGATGTCGTTCTTGGCGACAACCAGAACACCGGACGTGTCCTTGTCGATGCGATGGACGATGCCGGGCCGCTCCACCCCGCCAATCCCTGAAAGGCTGTCCTTGCAATGATGGAGCAGGGCATGCACCAGCGTGCCGGTCCACGCGCCGGCGCCGGGATGTACCGTCAGGCCCGCCGGCTTGTTGATGACGATCAGGTCGTCATCCTCGTGCAATATGTCGAGCGGAATGTTTTCCGGCTTGGGCACAGCTGGTTCCAGCGCGGGCATGGTGAGGGTGTAGATATAACCCTCGCGCACCTTGGCTGAAGGATCGGTCAGCGCTTCGCCGTTCACGGCCAGAGCGCCGCCCTCGATCAATGCCTTGCAGCGGGAGCGCGACAGCTCCGGCCATTGTCCGGTAATCCAGCGGTCCAGCCGCTCACCGGCATCATCCGCTCCGGCTTCGATCTGACGGGTGTCTGGTGGGTTCACTGCTTGCATCCTGCCCGGGAGATTGCTGCGCCATGCGTGCTTTTTGTGCAACGCGTCAGTGTAATGCTGCAGCGCGTCAAAGTTCTGTAACATGAATGAAGCGTGCCCGTCACATTAGCGGCGTAGCAGCGGTCCCTCGACGCGGCAAGTGTGCCGCACGCTTTGGGCGAGGGAGCCATTATCATGATCCGCAAGTCAATCCTCATGTCTGCCGTCGCACTGGGTGCGGTATCGGCCCCGGCCTTTGCCGAGCTGAACGAGACGGCGCAGCCGGTTGAAGTGATCCGCGTGACGACGCAGTTCCGTGAGCAGTCCCTCGCCGAAGTGCCGGTAAACGTCACCGCCTTCAATGCCGAGCTGATCGACCGGCTCGACATCCGCAATCTGGAAGATATGGCCGCGTTCACGCCGGGCCTGGTGGTGCAGGAGCAGAGCCCGAACAATACCGGTTATTCGCTGCGCGGCATCACCACAGATAGCGGCGATACCTATGCGGAATCGCGCGTGGCGATCTTCCAGGACGGCATCTCGATCACCCGTTCGCGCGGTTCCTATGTCGAGCTGTTCGACATGGAGCGCATCGAGGTAGCCAAAGGCCCGCAGCCGACCCTGTTCGGGCGCGGCGCGCTCATTGGCGGCATCAACCTGATCCAGAACAAGGCCGAGGATGATTTCTCCGCATCGGCTTTTGCCGGAATTGGCAATTATGACCAGCGCGAGGTCGGTGGCCACGTCAATTACGGGCTTGGCGACGGGCTGGGCCTGCGTCTGGCCGGTGTACACCGCAGCCGTGACGGCCATATCGACAATCTGCTGGGCGGCACGCTGCAGGGCCGCGATGTCAGCGCGGTGCGCGGTGTATTCTCCGCCCGCCTGGATAACGGGTTCAGCTTCGACCTGATCGGCAATTATCAGGAAGACAATGGTCCGGGCACCTCGTTCAAGTCCGGCGTACTGCCGACCCCGGGCGGTGATACCAGCCCGTACACGTCAGCTGCGCTCTTCACCTTCCCCGGTTTTGAAAACGATCAGGGCCTTGGCCTGGAGCGTACGGTCTGGGGCGTGACGGCACTCGCAGAATACGCCCTGAGCGATGCCTGGACGCTCAGCTCGATCACCGGCTACCGCCAGTTTGACTCCCGCGAAGTGTTCGACCCGATCGGGGCGGGCCTTGATCTCATCAACCTTGCCGAGGATGCGCGCGGGCGCCAGTCCAGCCAGGAATTCCGCCTGACTTATGATGCCGGTGACCGCGTGGCCGCCGTGATCGGGGGCACCTGGTTCTACGAATCCGGTACCCAGCGCATCCCGCTCATCGTCAATGAGGCGCGTGCTCAGGCTCTTCTGCTGCAGACCCCCGCTGTTCAGGCCCAGTTTGCCCAGCAGCTGGGTGTTCCCACCGCGGCGCTCTTCCCGACGCTGAGCTTCCTGCTGGGTGTGCCTGCAAGCGACTTCACCAATATCTTCAACCCGTTCCCGCTGTCGATTGGCGGCACGCTGGCGGCCGGCGTTCCCGTGCCGCTCGGCCTTTACCAGGAAGAAGCCGCCAATTCGGGCCGCACCGAGGCGTTTGATCTGTTCGGCGAGATCACGCTGCGCGCCACGGACCGGCTCAGCATCACCGCCGGTCTGCGCTATACCGACGAAAGCAAGCACACGTCGGGTTATGGCGGCTTCGTCAACGCACCGAACCTGATCGTGGGCGGTCGCGCCCTGCTCCTGCCGGGCACGCCCAATGGCGAGGTGGTCAGTCAGTCAGCCAGCTTCAACGACGTGACCTGGCGCGTGGTGGCGGCCTATGAGGTCAATGACCGGCTGAACACCTGGGTGTCCTACGCGCGCGGGCGCCGTCCTGACGTTCTGGCGCTGGACACGACCGCTCCGGGCTTCTTCTCCATTGCACCAGCCGAGATCGTGGACTCGCTTGAAGCCGGCGCCTTTCTGACGCTGGACCGCGGCACCGTTTCCGGCTCCATCTTCCGGTCGGAATACGAGAACTTCCAGTCCAGCCAGTTCGATCCGTTTGACGGTTCGCTGGTGCCGACGAATGCCGGTGAAGCCACCCAGTACGGCCTCGAACTTCAGGCCAATTACGCGATCACCGACGCGATCGAGGTCTACACCACCTACGCCTACAACCTGGCCAAGATCAACGACACGCTGGGCGGGGCGCCGCAGGAGTTTGGCGGCAACCGTTTCCGCTACGCGCCTGAGCACGCTGTATCCATCGGTGTGCGCGCCGAGCTGTTCTCTAATGAAATGGGTACGCTCAGCCTGCTTCCGGCCTATAGCTGGCAGTCCCACATCTTCTTCGATGAGGACAATCAGCGCTTTGCCGGTGTGCGTCAGGACTCCTACGGCCTCTTGCGTGCCCGTCTGCGCTTTGAAAGCGCCGACATGCGCTGGTATGGCGAGGCCTTCGGCAACAACCTCACCGATGAGCAGTATCTCATCGATGCCGGCAATACCGGGGCGAC is drawn from Glycocaulis alkaliphilus and contains these coding sequences:
- a CDS encoding GIY-YIG nuclease family protein, giving the protein MREREFQPAVYMLASRRNGTLYCGVTSDLVRRVFEHREGRASAFTRRYGVNQLVWFEMHSMMDHAIARETHIKGWKRQWKLELIEAMNPDWRDLYETLF
- a CDS encoding RluA family pseudouridine synthase, producing MNPPDTRQIEAGADDAGERLDRWITGQWPELSRSRCKALIEGGALAVNGEALTDPSAKVREGYIYTLTMPALEPAVPKPENIPLDILHEDDDLIVINKPAGLTVHPGAGAWTGTLVHALLHHCKDSLSGIGGVERPGIVHRIDKDTSGVLVVAKNDIAHRYLSKQFAKHTVERAYLAFTRGAPRPREGVIATRLARSTRDRLKMAVLKWESAGGKDAITHYQVQEIYGQEAKAPIGTPLAALVECRLETGRTHQIRVHMEHLGHALIGDRVYGPQKTSQLKGVPDLPEIKALGRQALHASVLGFVHPSTREEMVFQTPLPDDLQSLHAALKRV
- a CDS encoding TonB-dependent receptor produces the protein MIRKSILMSAVALGAVSAPAFAELNETAQPVEVIRVTTQFREQSLAEVPVNVTAFNAELIDRLDIRNLEDMAAFTPGLVVQEQSPNNTGYSLRGITTDSGDTYAESRVAIFQDGISITRSRGSYVELFDMERIEVAKGPQPTLFGRGALIGGINLIQNKAEDDFSASAFAGIGNYDQREVGGHVNYGLGDGLGLRLAGVHRSRDGHIDNLLGGTLQGRDVSAVRGVFSARLDNGFSFDLIGNYQEDNGPGTSFKSGVLPTPGGDTSPYTSAALFTFPGFENDQGLGLERTVWGVTALAEYALSDAWTLSSITGYRQFDSREVFDPIGAGLDLINLAEDARGRQSSQEFRLTYDAGDRVAAVIGGTWFYESGTQRIPLIVNEARAQALLLQTPAVQAQFAQQLGVPTAALFPTLSFLLGVPASDFTNIFNPFPLSIGGTLAAGVPVPLGLYQEEAANSGRTEAFDLFGEITLRATDRLSITAGLRYTDESKHTSGYGGFVNAPNLIVGGRALLLPGTPNGEVVSQSASFNDVTWRVVAAYEVNDRLNTWVSYARGRRPDVLALDTTAPGFFSIAPAEIVDSLEAGAFLTLDRGTVSGSIFRSEYENFQSSQFDPFDGSLVPTNAGEATQYGLELQANYAITDAIEVYTTYAYNLAKINDTLGGAPQEFGGNRFRYAPEHAVSIGVRAELFSNEMGTLSLLPAYSWQSHIFFDEDNQRFAGVRQDSYGLLRARLRFESADMRWYGEAFGNNLTDEQYLIDAGNTGATFGLPTFIAGSPRTYGVRLGVNF